ACCTCCCCTCCTCGAGTCACcctctctgcttttctgttGCCAGCCAGGCTGACAGAGCaccaggagggtttggacaccactcccagggatgcccagacTGGGATTGTTgggtgtctgggcagggccaggggtgggactggatgatccccgggggtctcttccagctcaggacattctgtgattccctggAGCGGGGCAGGACAGGAAGGGCACAGAGAGGGtcactgctgcagtgctgatgGCAGTGGGGCCTGGGGGTGACAAAGAGGTTCTTGGGGAAGAATTGGGGCCAAAACGCTCCTGAGATCAGACTGGGTGTGAAGAACAGCCCAGCTGAGATTTTGAGGCCTCAAGAGGCCTCGTGGAGAAGTCAGAATTCAGCCCAGACAGCAACAGGAGCTCTGTCAAATCCCCATGCTGCTCAGTTTGTGGCAGAGTTTGGGGTCAGTCAGACCCGCCCCAAGTCCTGACAGGGAattccctctgtcccctctgtgccaggaggggacagagacggcagtggtcagtggtcaatGGGGGCAGTGGTCAGCTGGGCTGCCCATCCTGGGCACTGCGGCTGAGACTGAGGCACCCGCTCTGTCTCAGCTGGAGGAACTGGATTTTAAAGTCTTGTGTCAGATCCAGAATGGAAAAAACAAATGGAATGAAGTCAGACCCACCCCATGTTCTAGCAGGGAATGCCTCTGCCCCCACAAGAAAGGGCCCGTGGCAGGGCATGCAGAtccctgcagggccagcagcagccccatgCGAGCAGGGCCGTGCCGGGTCCCTCTGAGCATCCCTCTGCCACCGGCTGTGGATTAGTGATCTGCAGCAACAGCACTTCTGTGAGATGAGCCCGTTCTGGGCGAGCTGCGGCACTTGGGGTGACTCAAGGCTCTGTCATGGGCTTCAAAGTGATTTGGCATCTGCTTCCAGGCTTTGTCTTGGCATTGCACACGGGCTGGCTCTGAGCAGTGTGCCAGCAAAGGGGGAGGTGGgactggggatggggctgggatggagttgggctggggatggggatggggatggggctggggctggggatggggatggggatggggatggggatgggatagAGCTGGcgatggagctgggatgggactggggctggggatggggctggggatggggatggggctgggatagagctggggatggagctgggatgggactggggatggggatggggatggggatggggatggggatggggatggggatggggatagggatggggatggggatggggatggagctgggatggagatggggatggggatggagctggggatggggatggagctggggatggggatggggctggggatggggctggggatggggctgggatagagctggggatggagctgggatggggatggggctggggctggggatggggatggggatggagatggagatggggatggagctggggatggggatggggctggggatggggctggggatggggctgggatagagctggggatggagctgggatggggatggggatgggtctggggctggggatggggatggggatggagatggagatggagatagggatggggatggggatggggatagggatggggatggggatggggatggggatggagctggagatgggatggggatggggatggggatggggatggggatggggatggggatggggatggggatggggatagggatggggatggggatggggatggagctgggatggagatggggatggggatggagctggggatggggatggagctggggatggggatggggctgggatagagctggggatggagctgggatgggactggggatggggatggggatggggatggggatggggatggggatggggatggggatggggatagggatggggatggggatggggatggagctgggatggagatggggatggggatggagctggggatggggatggagctggggatggggatggggctggggatggggctggggatggggctgggatagagctggggatggagctgggatggggatggggctggggctggggatggggatggggatggagatggagatggggatggagctggggatggggatggggctggggatggggctggggatggggctgggatagagctggggatggagctgggatggggatggggatgggtctggggctggggatggggatggggatggagatggagatggagatagggatggggatggggatggggatagggatggggatggggatggggatggggatggagctggagatgggatggggatggggatggggatggggatggggatggggatggggctggggatggggatggggatggggatagggatggggatggggatggggatggagctgggatggagatggggatggggatggagctggggatggggatggagctggggatggggatggggctgggatagagctggggatggagctgggatgggactggggatggggatggggatggggatggggatggggatggggatggggatagggatggggatggggatggggatggagctgggatggagatggggatggggatggagctggggatggggatggagctggggatggggatggggctggggatggggctggggatggggctgggatagagctggggatggagctgggatggggatggggctggggctggggatggggatggggatggagatggagatggggatggagctggggatggggatggggctggggatggggctggggatggggctgggatagagctggggatggagctgggatggggatggggatgggtctggggctggggatggggatggggatggagatggagatggagatagggatggggatggggatggggatagggatggggatggggatggggatggggatggagctggagatgggatggggatggggatggggatggggatggggatggggatggggatggggatggggctgggatagagctggggatggagctgggatgggactggggatggggatggggctggggctgggataGAGCTGGGGATGGCGCTGGGATagagctggggatggagctgggatggggctggggctggggctggggctggggctggggatggggatggggatggggatggggatggggatggagctggagatgggatggggatggggatggggatggggatggggatggggatggggatggggatggggctggggatggggctggggatggggatggggatggagatggatctggggatggagctgggcatGGAGCTGGGTTGGAGCTAGGATGGGGCTGTGGATGGATCTGGGGATGGGGCTAGGGCTGGAGATAGGGATGGGGCTGACCactgccccctctgccccctctgtcctctctgtgccaggaggggacagaggggattCCCTGTCAGGACTTGGGTGGAGGTCTGACTGACCCCAAACTCTGCTGCAAACCGAGCAGGATGGGGATTTgacagagctggggctggggatggagctggggatggggctggggatggggataggactggggatggagctggggcaggggctggagccGCTTCTCCTCGGCTGGAACCTGAATGAAGTTGCTGACAAGGGACTGGGTGTGCCCAGAACCGGGTCCTGCATTGTTCCCCACACCAGATAGAAATGTTATGTTCAGCAATGCCCGCGCAAAGCAGTGCCACTCTCGGCTTGGAAAACACAATCAACTGATTTGCCATGGGAGAGGATCTGTTCTGCGGGGACTGTGATAATATTATTCGACTTGGAATTTACATAAATGCATATGATTTGCATATGCAAATGTAGGCTTCCAGGCTGTGACAGCAATAAACAGCGAGATTTCCAGCGCTGTGAAACCTTTCCTCCAAAGAGAGACgctggggtttgtttgggtcctggcagggctgtgagcGAGGCCACGCcacctcccagggctgctgtccCCTCGCTGCCACTGCCTGCCAGCCATTCCCAGCACCACTCACCTTCctttcctgcctccctcccaaAGCTGGCACCGGGGATGGAAATGTGTCttgccagggacaggggacaggacaCTGGGACCAGAACGAGCATCAGAAACccagggaaagaaggaagagctcTCTACTCCGGCCAGTGAGGGTGCTGGTCATTTCCCACTGGTCAGCCAAGCCCTCCAGCCATGTCTCCAGTTTCAGGAGTCCCTTTGAGGGAGGCAAACTCCAGTTTAGGGAGTCCCTTTGGTGGTGGTGGGTGGCCTCAAGAAGTGGTTGGTGCCAACTGTCCCGAAATCACCCAGGGTGAATCACAGTTTGGCACTGGGAAGCAGCTTCCCAACACTCAGACATCACGGAAAACACCCCGTGGATGGGAATTGCCACATGCACTCAGCTGTGCCACAGTCTGGGGTGGGATTGAAGGGGGATTGAAGGGGGATTGAAGGGGGATTGAAGGGGGATTGAAGGGGGATTGAAGGGGGATTGAAGGGGGATTGAAGGGGGatgcctgggctgcctctctTTGGAGGGTCCTTCCCTGCACCCTGAGACCAGCACTGGAGTCCCCAGGCTGGTTCTGCTCCTATGGACAGCCTGGGGTTACCCCAGGAGGACAGAGGcatggaggggacagaggggacagtgggggcaGTGGTCAGTGGGGGCAGTGGTCAGCTAGGCTGCCCATCCTGGGCACTGTGGCTGAGACTGAGGCACCCGCTCTGTCTCAGCGGGAGGAACTGGATTTTAAAGTCTTGTGTCAGATCCAGAATGGAAACACCAGATTGAATCTTGTGGAAACCAGATCTAGAATTAGTCCTAGATTAGGTGGTTTCTTGGGGTGAAAAAGCAAATTGAATCCTGTGGAAACCAGGTCTAGAACCAGTCCTGCTGGTTTCTTGTGGTAAAAAAATTAGGCAGCTTTACTACAGAGTAGTGTAATTCTCTTTCCATCGAGAGCAAAGCACTTAGAGTGGAAGGTTCTGGGCTCTGGAAAGGTGTGAGACACAAACTGCCATGAATATTGCAGGAAAAACTGAAGCATGTGCCACACTGGCTCTGCTCAAAGCTCAGTGTAGGTGGTGCTGCCTCCTTCCCAGGGAACCTCAGCTCTCTTGGGAAGCACCATGAGCAACAAGACAAGGGTAAAATTTGGCTCAGCCCAGTTCAGgtcccagcagggatgggatgtggggatgatgcctcaggttgtagcttttctatttttcaggttctgtgctgctttagtgtgtgggtctgggtttcatatgaggggatggtgagctctctgcacagagcagggagacaaaacaattccttctccagctggggaccaaggacaaatgatccagatctcaggcccaagagcacaaacaacgtgggtTGAAGAGGgagaaacaagcaggatgggactgcatgggctggagctggaatgggacagtGAACTCCAttgtgcaaatggagcagagcttataaaagtgagagaccctgTGACCTGTGgggcattttgtgaccattttgggttcacctggggtgcagccctggctgggctctggtgctgcccaaggtggatccattgaggcctcctaagaaatccctactttattctttagctcctGCAGTCTCTGTTCCagctcagccttcccaaggcatcagGGTGGCCTGAGCTGAAGTTGGCTCTGGATAGTTGTTTTCAAGGACTGTGAGTGAGGTGATGCTCAGGGGTTTTCTCAGCCCATGGTTTGTGCACCCCCTCAGCCCTTCCTGGGAACATGCCCCACAATCTGATTACGCACTTGTCTCAGTTAATTTTAATCCCAGAAGTCCAATAatttcaccaggcagcaacaATAAGCTTTTGAATAAATGAAATGGTGGCTTCTGGGCCACTCCAGTCAGGACAAGATGTGAGAGATGTGCTTTACACCCTCCAAATGGAGAAGGGGTATCGGCAGCATCTGTAGGGTTTGGGGTTGGTCCTggagcacagctcctctgggcacctCAACTGATGTGCTGGGCTGGAtgctgggaggaaggaaaatatttgggaGCATCCCCAGGGGAGGGGACTTGTGCTGAAGAGGCCCCTGGATGATGAATTTCCAACTAACCAAAAAtctggggaagaaggaggaggtgGGGGATGTTTGGAGTTCTGGTATTTGCCTCCCAGGTAACCCCCACGGGTGATGGGGCCCTGCAGGAGGCTGAACCCCTGCCTGTGATGGGCTGGACTGAAGGAACTCCTCACCTGGCTTTGCTTGTGagcagcttttctttccctattaaactgccTTTAGTTCAAGCCATGAGTTTTTATACTTTTATGTAggaaatggattaaaaaaaacttaTTAAAAACTATATAAAAAACTATAAAAAATGCATGGTAGTAGGGCTCAAgaggggtaattttagatgaGTGGCTTTAAGGCATTTACAGCATGGTGTGGTCTGATAGACCAAGAAATGCTTACAGTGTACTGTAATTAGGAAATGGTTGccttctgattgtgatggagtgaattataacatctgtattgtctcacccttcatatgagactgaaaatggaataaaggtttttaaaacacctctcagttgccccatctctgggtcagaaaaggacATAATCCAACACTTTTACTCTTCTGACTCTTTTCCCCATGGCCCtggcagggaaaagcagcagtgtgGGTCTTGGCTGCCCACCTGACCCAACCCACAACAGGTTCTTAAATCTGAGCAACAAAGTGTTCCTCACCACACTCTTGTCATCATTTGTGATCTGCAGGATCTGTTTTGTATTCACTTGGAATTGTGCAAGCAGCAAATCTAAATATTGTCTCCTCACCTGAAGAAATTCAGCCTTTCCAGTCCCGTGTTGGGTTTTTGGTGTGCTTTCCTGATTTTATAGGAAATGCAAAGATCTGCAAACAGACTGGGGGTGCAACAATAAGATAAATAATGATTGAAATAATGTCATGCTGGTATTTTCTGTCCCGAGAGCAAATCCAACAACAGCTCCTAAGAGACCTTTCCTATCACTTATCAGCCAACATGGCCCCAAAAAattgggcaggaggaggaacaGAAAAGTGAATTCTTGTAGATTTTGCTCAGCTTCACTTCTTGGTTAGTGAGCACTGAAGCATCACATGCAGAGACCATCCCATAATAATTAATGTCTGTCAAAGTGGCCTTAACACAAAATCTCACTTGTATCGATGTTGTGCAGATTTGGGACCCTTTTCCCAATTTGCATTATTTCATGGCCATTCACAATTAATTTGATTATTCACTGAGTGCCATCCACTCCTGTCTTCTGAGGTTTCCTTTGTGCTTTACCACCCTGAGCAGTGTGGCCATCACCAAACTTGATCACAGAATCCccacaaaatcatggaatgctttgggcTGAAGGGATCTCAGTgctcatcccatcccaacccctgcatgggcagggacagcttccccTCGCCCAGGTTTGTCCACAACTCTGATCTCTGTCCCCCCACCCCAACCCTTCTCTGTTGGACACTCTGTGTCCTTGCAAAACTCTGACGTTGTCTCCTCACCAATgtaaaaaatcacattttctctattttgtaaaaaataatCTGATCTGGAGTTATGAGAAATATCCTTTAATCCCAGAGTTTTTGGTCAGGAACAGAGATGAATCAATTTGAAAAATTAGATCTTTTCTTACAGGTTTATTATCGCTgataaatttcttctttttaatcattgggaatatggattttttttccagccctAAACCAGCTACAGTAAAGTTTAACTGAGTTTGAAGCTGGGGAGGTGGGTGAAGGGATGGGGACCCTCTCGTAGATGATATTTTGTGCAAAGCCAGGGAACTGGGGAGTTACTGGGGCCTGATGTGACTCAAGAAACTGAAAGCCCAACCTCAAGGCAAATGTTCTTTGAGCAGTCTACGTCTTCTCCCACTGAACACTTTCCTATCGGAATTCATTCCAGCACTCAGGGGAGATTTTACACCCAGCTGTTCATTtccccaggtgtcaccagcAAGCCTTGAATTCACAGCCTTCAGAACCACACCAGAAATCTGATTTTCCACTTTGTGTGTGGTTTCCACCCAAGCAGAGAGCTCAAGGCACACCTTGAGCCGAGGTCTCAAGGCTTGAGGTGGAACCCAAGCCCTGGTCcatggagcagccccaggagctgtctgggtgctgggctcagggctctAGGGGGAGGCACAACTAAAGCTCAGGCTGGGTTTACACCACAGACCAAGGCTCCTGTCCCACGAGGAGCATGGACAGTGTCAGGATTGAAACCAAACCCCTTGAGCCAGGACTCCTGGACTGGGCTGGGcaaaggcagctcctgcagagcagggctgtggtgggaGGAAACATCTGCACTCCACAGggtcacagcacagctgggtggGCTCATCTGTGTCCTCTGGGCACCAAAGGCTGATTTTCAACAACTTCCAGAGCCTCTGAGCATGGCCATGGTGGTGCTGTCCCCCTCTTGTCTGGCtcttcccagccctcctggctTTGGGGTAAGGGACGTCACAAAGGGGCCACTGCTCCCCAGACGATGTGAAAatcacagccccagccccagcacacaAGGGAAGGGTCTCCTTTGGGGGTTTTGCCTCCAAAACTGTGATCCCAAGCACTGCACCGCTGTTTGAGGCAAAGAGTCTCTTTAATATCAACTCCCAGCTCCTTTTACGTTCTCACTTAACCAACagaagcagcagcctgtgcccCACCAAACCCACAAACCAGGACTTGGTTTCTGGAGAACTTATTTGTAGAtttgtaagggaaaaaaatgagcaaattgaaaggaaaagtaaaaatatagaGACAGCTATTGCTCGGTGTTCTGCATAAACTCCCTGTCAGACAGACAACAGGTGAATTTCATTTAAAACTTATTAAAGGGGAGTTGGTTGTCACCAAACCTAATCAGGCCAGAGCAGATAACATGCAATAATCacaatttaaaaagacaattgaaatattttgcaacaataaaaaaccaaaccaaaccaaaccaaaccaaaccaaaccaaacaaaaaaacccaacaagaaCCCCCTCCCCCATAAACATCTAAGAGACCTCTGCAGGTAAAACCTGCCTTGCAAATGTGCCCCTGGCAGCGAGAAACTGCCAAAGCCCacgggaggaaggagggaggagtAAAGAGCTGAGGGCACTTGTTAGGACCGTGAAAAGCTCCTGGGACATTCTTCAAGGACCACTGCAAATTTCTTAATTATAAATCTCCACAATTTCTAGAAAGTAACTGCAGGGAACTTGGGTGACTCTGTGACATAGAAAGGGGATGAGAATAAAAACCCTCCAGGTTTTATCACCCAACAGTAACCCTTCCTGCCCCAGTGAGGGTCTGTTTGTTGAAAAGGGGGCAGAAGACCTGGAGCCTGAGCCAGGGTGGTGCTggagggcagcagggaaagTGTTTCTCATTCAGAAGTGTGAGCACTGGGAAAGGTGCCAGTTAGACTTTATTAGATTTGCAACATTAATTAAAAGCAGACAGGTTCAGTGAATTGTGAAAAAAGACAAATGAGCAAATTAGCAAATCAGGGAACCTATCTTCAGAAGTGGAATTAGAGAATTAGAGAATTAGAGACTTTGGCTCCTTTATCAGGGCAAATTTGCTTTTCAGAGCATAATTCTTTCATGTTCCAGGGATGGCATTTTACTATTctacataaaaataatatataaaatagaattttaataataatttgtaACATatatatttcacagaatcaaaaaataaaatagaataattttacattaaaaagattttttaaaaaattacaatacTGCCAACCGCTAAAAAAACGAAACACACCTCTATAAAAAACacatgttaaaaacaaaaaaatccccaaaacttaCTTTTTCAATTCCAACCTAAAAACAAAGAAGACACCACTGACAGCCCTGGTGATGGACAGGCATTTCCAGGCCTGGAAGCCCTTCCAGCCAAGGCTCCAGTCCCTGGCCGTGGATGTTTTGgtgcctcagcagcagcctcggTGGCTGCTGGATGTGGGACTGGAGAGAGGGATCCCAGCCAGGGCAGTGAGCAGTACAGCACCCCGTGGTTTGCAAACAAACACTGGTTTTGGGGTTGCCTTGGGATTTCTGAGCcatattttgggatttctgaCCCAACGGGATTTCATACCCATTTCTGGGTATGGTCCCAGTCAATACCCAGGGAAGAGAGGGCTCCTGGAGTGGGAGAGCTGAGGCCTCTCAGGACACCTCTGTGCCCAGGGAAAGCTAATCCCAGGAAAAGATggaattaatattaaaaaaagccGCAATAATATTAATTCCCAtgaattaatattaaatattaatatttttaaaaattaatatatttaaaagctGGAATAATATTAATTCCCAGGAATTAATACTTCAATAGAACCTATCAGATGTGACAGACCACAATTGACTAGACCTGTTTTGGGACTTGTAAATGATGagctttctctgctttttgaTTTATTAAGAGGGAACTGTGACATTACTTCTCTGGGATTTCTAACAACTGAATCCCAAAGGGCTCTCCTGGACTGCAGCAGGCTCAGACCAGCACCTCTCTCTGAGAGAGGCCTCTCAGAGAAAAAACCTCTCAATGTTGCTGTTCCTGCAGAACCATCACCAAACACAGCAACAAAGCCTGGGATGGCTCCAATTATAACCAGAGCCagaaaaagattattttccAATCAGACACCATTTatatttccttcagaaaaattg
This genomic window from Anomalospiza imberbis isolate Cuckoo-Finch-1a 21T00152 chromosome 22, ASM3175350v1, whole genome shotgun sequence contains:
- the LOC137486777 gene encoding LOW QUALITY PROTEIN: uncharacterized protein (The sequence of the model RefSeq protein was modified relative to this genomic sequence to represent the inferred CDS: inserted 1 base in 1 codon; deleted 10 bases in 6 codons), with product PSPSPSPAPDPSPSPPSPAPSPSPAPSPSPSPSPSPSPAPAPSPSPPSPAPSPSPAPSPSPAPSPSPSPSQLHPHPHPHPYPHPHPHPHPHPHPHPQSHPSSIPSSIPAPSPSPAPSPSPAPSPSPSPXPAPSPSPSPSLSPSPSPSPAPSPSPSPSPSPSPPSPAPSPSPSPSPSLSPSPSPSLSPSPSPSPSPSPAPDPSPSPSPPSPAPSPSPAPSPSPSPSPSPSPAPAPSPPSPAPSPAPSPSPAPSPSPAPSPSPSPPAPSPSPSPSLSPSPSPSPSPSPSPSPSPSPVPSQLHPQLYPSPIPIPSSIPIPSSIPIPISIPAPSPSPSPSLSPSPSPSPSPSPSPSPSPSPPSPAPSPSPSPSPSLSPSPSPSLSPSPSPSPSPSPAPDPSPSPPSSIPSSIPAPSPAPSPAPSPSPAPSPSPSPSPSPSPAPAPSPPSSIPSSIPAPSPAPSPAPSPSPAPSPSPAPSPSPSPPAPSPSPSPSLSPSPSPSPSPSPSPSPSPVPSQLHPQLYPSPIPIPSPIPSPSPIPAPSPQVFYQRLLEDFSFS